One region of Oncorhynchus mykiss isolate Arlee chromosome 8, USDA_OmykA_1.1, whole genome shotgun sequence genomic DNA includes:
- the LOC110530135 gene encoding regulator of nonsense transcripts 1 isoform X3, with protein MSVEAYGPSSQTLTFLDTEEADLLGADTQGSEYEFTDFTLPSQTQTGQTQSQLDNQVNGPDGVLQNGEDSVVKASQLLAELNFEEDEEDTYYTKDLPVHACSYCGIHDPACVVYCNTSKKWFCNGRGNTSGSHIVNHLVRAKSKEVTLHKDGPLGETVLECYNCGCRNVFLLGFIPAKADSVVVLLCRQPCASQSSLKDINWDSSQWQPLIQDRCFLSWLVKIPSEQEQLRARQITAQQINKLEELWKENPTATLEDLEKPGVDEEPQHVLLRYEDAYQYQNIFGPLVKLEADYDKKLKESQTQDNITVRWDLGLNKKRIAYFSLPKTDSGDMRLMQGDEICLRYKGDLAPLWKGIGHVIKVPDNYGDEIAIELRSSAGAPVEVPHNFQVDFVWKSTSFDRMQSALKTFAVDETSVSGYIYHKLLGHEVEDVVIKCQLPKRFTAQGLPDLNHSQVYAVKTVLQRPLSLIQGPPGTGKTVTSATVVYHLARQGNGPVLVCAPSNIAVDQLTEKIHMSGLKVVRLCAKSREAIDSPVSFLALHNQIRNMDSIPELQKLQQLKDETGELSSSDEKRYRALKRTAERELLTNADVICCTCVGAGDPRLAKMQFRSILIDESTQATEPECMVPVILGAKQLILVGDHCQLGPVVMCKKAAKAGLSQSLFERLVVLGIRPIRLQVQYRMHPALSAFPSNIFYEGSLQNGVTAADRIKKGFDFQWPQPDKPMFFYVTQGQEEIASSGTSYLNRTEASNVEKITTRLLKAGAKPDQIGIITPYEGQRSYLVQYMQFSGSLHTKLYQEVEIASVDAFQGREKDFIILSCVRANEHQGIGFLNDPRRLNVALTRARYGVIIVGNPKALSKQPLWNHLLNYYKEQKVLVEGPLNNLRESLMQFSKPRKLVNAVNPGGRFMSTAMYDAREALIPGSVYDRSSTARTSNMYFQTHDQIGMIGPGPMASLNIPIPFNLVMPPMPPPGYLGQVNGPQAGRGGGMKGKAGGGARGGRQRSRGMASHGGGNGQHGHMSGSQASQDLGSQPFSQGPLTQGYITMSQPSQMSQPGLSQPELSQDSYLGDEFKSQIDVALSQDSTYQGERAYQHGVTGLSQY; from the exons GTGAATGGGCCTGATGGAGTTCTGCAGAATGGGGAAGACTCTGTTGTAAAAGCAAGTCAACTCCTTGCAGAGTTGAACTTTGAAGAAGACGAGGAGGACACCTATTATACTAAAGACCTCCCAGTCCATGCATGCAG TTACTGTGGTATTCACGATCCGGCATGCGTGGTGTATTGCAACACCAGCAAGAAGTGGTTTTGCAATGGACGCGGCAATACGTCTGGCAG TCACATTGTGAACCACCTGGTCAGAGCAAAGTCCAAGGAGGTGACTCTGCACAAGGACGGTCCTCTGGGGGAGACGGTACTAGAGTGCTACAACTGTGGCTGTCGCAACGTCTTTCTCCTGGGGTTCATCCCCGCCAAGGCCGACTCTGTGGTGGTACTGCTTTGCAG GCAGCCATGTGCCAGTCAGAGCAGTCTGAAAGACATCAACTGGGACAGCTCCCAGTGGCAGCCGCTGATCCAGGACCGCTGCTTCCTCTCCTGGCTGGTGAAGATCCCCTCAGAACAGGAACAGCTTCGGGCCCGCCAGATCACCGCCCAGCAGATCAATAAGCTGGAGGAGCTCTGGAAG GAAAACCCCACAGCCACTCTGGAGGACCTTGAGAAGCCTGGCGTGGACGAGGAGCCTCAGCACGTGCTGCTGCGCTATGAGGATGCCTACCAGTACCAGAACATATTTGGCCCCCTGGTCAAACTGGAGGCCGACTACGATAAGAAACTCAAAGAGTCCCAG ACCCAAGACAATATAACTGTCAGGTGGGACTTGGGACTCAATAAAAAGCGGATTGCTTATTTCAGCCTTCCCAAGACGGACTCAGGTG ACATGCGCCTGATGCAGGGTGATGAAATTTGCCTGAGGTATAAGGGAGATCTTGCCCCACTCTGGAAGGGTATTGGACATGTCATCAAAGTACCAGACA ACTATGGCGACGAGATAGCCATCGAGCTGAGGAGCAGTGCTGGGGCTCCCGTGGAAGTACCACATAACTTTCAGGTTGACTTTGTGTGGAAGTCCACCTCTTTTGACAG GATGCAGAGTGCCCTGAAGACCTTTGCCGTGGACGAGACCTCTGTGTCCGGGTACATCTACCACAAGCTGCTGGGTCACGAGGTGGAGGACGTGGTCATCAAGTGTCAGCTGCCCAAACGCTTCACCGCCCAGGGCCTGCCTGACCTCAACCACTCACAG GTGTATGCTGTGAAGACCGTGCTGCAGCGTCCTCTCAGTCTCATTCAGGGGCCCCCTGGCACGGGGAAAACGGTCACCTCTGCCACTGTAGTCTACCACCTGGCCAGACAGGGCAACGG GCCAGTGCTGGTGTGCGCTCCCAGCAACATCGCTGTGGACCAGTTGACTGAGAAGATCCACATGTCGGGCCTGAAGGTGGTGAGGCTCTGTGCCAAGAGCAGAGAGGCCATCGACTCCCCCGTGTCCTTCCTGGCTCTGCACAACCAGATCCGCAACATGGACAG TATACCAGAGCTTCAGAAGCTGCAGCAGCTGAAGGACGAGACTGGGGAGCTGTCCTCCTCTGATGAGAAGCGCTACAGGGCCCTGAAGCGCACCGCCGAGAGGGAACTACTCACA AATGCTGATGTGATCTGCTGTACCTGTGTGGGGGCAGGAGACCCCCGCCTGGCCAAGATGCAGTTCCGCTCCATCCTCATTGATGAGAGCACGCAGGCCACTGAGCCCGAGTGCATGGTGCCTGTCATACTGGGGGCCAAACAG CTGATTCTGGTGGGAGACCACTGCCAGCTGGGTCCAGTAGTGATGTGTAAGAAGGCAGCCAAAGCGGGCCTGTCCCAGTCCCTGTTTGAGCGTCTGGTGGTGCTGGGCATTAGGCCCATCCGTCTGCAGGTGCAGTACCGTATGCACCCGGCCCTCAGCGCCTTCCCCTCTAACATCTTCTACGAGGGCTCCCTGCAGAACGGAGTCACCGCGG CTGACCGCATCAAGAAAGGCTTTGACTTCCAGTGGCCACAGCCAGACAAGCCCATGTTCTTCTATGTGACCCAGGGCCAGGAGGAAATCGCAAGCTCCGGAACCTCCTATCTAAACAG AACTGAGGCTTCCAACGTGGAGAAGATCACCACTAGGCTGCTAAAGGCCGGGGCCAAGCCTGACCAGATAGGCATCATCACCCCCTACGAGGGCCAGAGGTCCTACCTGGTGCAGTACATGCAGTTCAGTGGCTCTCTCCACACCAAGCTCTATCAG GAGGTGGAGATAGCCAGTGTCGATGCCTTCCAGGGCAGAGAGAAGGACTTCATCATCCTGTCCTGTGTCAGAGCCAACGAGCACCAGGGCATCGGCTTCCTCAACGACCCACGACGTCTCAACGTGGCTCTCACCAGGGCCAG gtatgggGTTATCATCGTGGGCAACCCCAAGGCCCTGTCCAAGCAGCCTCTGTGGAACCACCTTCTCAACTACTACAAGGAGCAGAAGGTTCTGGTGGAGGGACCCCTCAACAACCTGAGGGAGAGCCTCATGCAGTTCAGCAAGCCTCGCAAGCTGGTCAACGCCGTCAACCCT GGGGGCCGTTTCATGAGCACAGCCATGTATGATGCCAGGGAAGCTCTTATTCCTGGATCTGTGTATGACCGCAGCAGCACTG CACGTACATCCAACATGTACTTCCAGACCCACGACCAGATTGGCATGATTGGCCCAGGCCCCATGGCCTCTCTGAACATCCCCATCCCCTTCAACCTGGTCATGCCCCCCATGCCCCCGCCAGGCTACCTGGGCCAGGTCAACGGCCCCCAAGCAGGCCGTGGCGGAGGTATGAAGGGTAAGGCGGGCGGAGGGGCACGAGGCGGGCGCCAGAGGAGCCGTGGTATGGCGAGCCATGGCGGGGGCAACGGGCAGCACGGCCACATGAGTGGCAGCCAGGCCAGCCAGGACCTGGGCTCCCAGCCCTTCTCCCAGGGACCCCTCACACAGGGCTACATCACCATGAGCCAGCCCTCCCAGATGAGCCAGCCTGGCCTGTCCCAGCCTGAACTCTCCCAG gACAGCTACCTTGGCGATGAGTTCAAGTCCCAGATTGACGTGGCCCTctcccaagactccacctaccaggGTGAACGAGCCTATCAACATGGCGTGACTGGACTGTCCCAGTACTAG